A genome region from Marinobacter panjinensis includes the following:
- a CDS encoding Wzz/FepE/Etk N-terminal domain-containing protein — protein sequence MTRYERLPEPYETGHYPDDEIDLRELFATLWSGKWIIILITVLFAAGGVAYALYKPDIYQANALLAPADGDSGGRLGGQLGSLASLAGVNIGSDSSSKTSIAKEVLQSRVFLTDFIHLHELEVPLMATKAWNSRQNQWVYDQEIYNPETGEWGTNQVGESLQPTNWDLVKKFKQSHLSVSENQDNGMVTVSIKSLSPVAAKQWTEWLVKDINEHMRAQDIEEAEASISYLETKLNETNIAGMQQVFYQLIESETRTVMLANAQREYVFKTVDPAVVPQEKSEPKRALIAIIATMLGGMLGVFTVFVRAFIRPPVGRIEQSEIRHPKHDRTTQATTTNTQ from the coding sequence ATGACCCGATACGAACGTTTGCCGGAACCGTATGAGACTGGGCATTACCCGGATGACGAGATTGATCTTCGGGAACTCTTTGCCACCCTATGGTCCGGCAAATGGATAATCATCCTGATCACTGTGCTCTTTGCGGCCGGTGGTGTTGCCTATGCCCTCTACAAACCGGATATCTACCAGGCCAATGCTCTCCTCGCACCGGCAGATGGAGATAGCGGTGGCCGCCTGGGTGGGCAGCTCGGCAGCCTGGCCAGCCTGGCTGGAGTCAATATCGGAAGCGACAGCTCCAGCAAAACCTCGATCGCCAAAGAAGTGCTTCAATCGAGAGTGTTTCTGACGGATTTCATACATCTCCATGAGCTCGAAGTTCCACTCATGGCGACAAAAGCGTGGAATTCCAGGCAAAACCAATGGGTTTACGACCAAGAGATCTACAACCCTGAAACGGGTGAGTGGGGCACCAATCAAGTTGGTGAGAGCTTGCAGCCAACAAACTGGGACCTCGTAAAAAAGTTTAAGCAGAGCCACCTAAGCGTTAGTGAAAATCAAGACAACGGCATGGTTACGGTCAGCATAAAAAGCCTCTCTCCCGTGGCCGCAAAACAGTGGACCGAATGGTTGGTGAAAGACATCAACGAACACATGCGAGCCCAGGACATTGAAGAAGCAGAAGCCAGCATCAGCTATCTGGAGACTAAGCTCAACGAAACCAACATTGCCGGTATGCAGCAAGTGTTCTATCAACTGATAGAAAGCGAAACAAGAACAGTAATGCTGGCCAACGCACAGCGAGAATACGTCTTCAAAACCGTAGACCCGGCTGTGGTTCCTCAGGAAAAAAGCGAACCCAAACGGGCCCTGATCGCCATCATTGCTACAATGCTAGGCGGAATGCTGGGCGTATTCACCGTCTTCGTCCGAGCCTTCATCCGCCCCCCCGTTGGTCGGATAGAGCAAAGCGAAATCCGACACCCCAAGCACGACCGGACTACCCAAGCAACAACCACAAACACCCAATAA
- a CDS encoding SLBB domain-containing protein, producing the protein MTLTKRLLTVLALVLPVTTAAQSISQSQIEQFRSMPRAQQEALANQYGVDLDAITSSVGQQNQRPRNVNVVEPVDAISDEERERAREEWESDEEQDQTYGGLKPFGYDLFAGSPTTFAPVTEIPIPNDYTLGPGDVLRVQLWGKENQQLALPVSRDGTISFPQSGPLTVAGLSFDQARDQIKKRVSEQYIGVQASVSLGELRSMRVFVLGEARNAGSYTVSSLSTITNALYVSGGIQRTGSLRKIQHKRDGKLIGELDLYDLLLAGDTSDDNRLQPGDVIFIPPVGDRVGIDGEVYRPALYELKNTTNLQELVNLAGGLTPQAYPQLVRIERNNDDFLRIIAEANLTTRKGRHAKVRPGDHIEVASISDITGQYVEVKGAATRPGRYAWVPGMRVSSVIRSLDNDLLQEADKRYAAIVRTDPETDTVSVINLRLRQALNNPGGENDIRLQEKDQFLIFADEGKVSAKNSDLNDSKRQDAPRIMEVEEDEVAEETDYSRFSREALFAPVLQRLKAQAKPGAPQQTIQVTGPVRYPGEYPLPASKQVADAIYVAGGLIDSASLHTAELARFGVDSDGTGETDIKNLDLQAVMKGQATIALQSRDRLLIKSIPEFAQAKTIELAGEVRYPGEYTVRNGETLRDVIQRAGGLTNNAFPEGAVFTREKLRQLEAQRLREAEARLQGDLLGVQLKGDDIGGQNAQRTQQVRDLLDDVQSARPVGRMVINLEDVVSDDAYQAIRLQDGDRLTVPLIPQSVSVFGEVQFPTSHLHTEGLTVDDYLERSGGPTRQADEDRVYVVKADGSVMLPEKSRWFGGRSQQLAPGDTVIVPIDVDRLNQLELWSNVSQIVYQMALGAAAVGNLQ; encoded by the coding sequence GTGACCCTGACTAAACGACTTCTGACGGTGTTGGCCCTGGTATTGCCAGTAACCACTGCTGCGCAATCCATAAGCCAGTCCCAGATTGAACAGTTCAGAAGCATGCCCCGGGCCCAGCAGGAAGCCCTGGCCAATCAGTACGGGGTGGACCTGGATGCCATCACAAGCTCAGTTGGCCAGCAGAACCAGCGCCCACGGAATGTGAACGTGGTTGAACCCGTTGATGCCATCTCGGATGAAGAGCGGGAGCGGGCCAGGGAAGAGTGGGAAAGCGACGAAGAGCAGGATCAAACATACGGCGGCCTGAAACCCTTCGGGTACGACCTGTTTGCCGGCAGCCCCACAACCTTTGCACCGGTCACCGAAATACCCATCCCCAACGACTACACCCTGGGTCCCGGTGACGTGCTGCGGGTACAACTCTGGGGCAAGGAAAACCAGCAACTGGCACTGCCCGTCTCCCGGGACGGCACCATCAGCTTTCCCCAGTCAGGTCCCCTGACCGTCGCCGGTCTCAGCTTCGACCAGGCCAGGGATCAAATCAAAAAGCGGGTCTCCGAACAATACATAGGCGTACAAGCCAGTGTCAGCCTGGGTGAACTGCGTAGCATGCGGGTGTTTGTGCTGGGGGAGGCGAGAAACGCAGGTTCCTACACCGTCAGCTCGCTCTCTACTATTACCAATGCCCTCTATGTATCCGGCGGCATCCAACGTACCGGCTCCCTGCGTAAGATCCAGCACAAGCGGGACGGCAAGCTGATCGGCGAACTGGACCTGTACGACCTGTTGCTGGCAGGCGACACCTCTGACGACAACCGCCTGCAACCCGGCGACGTTATCTTCATCCCGCCAGTCGGTGACCGCGTAGGCATAGACGGCGAAGTTTACCGCCCCGCGCTCTACGAGCTGAAAAACACCACCAACCTGCAGGAACTGGTGAACCTCGCCGGCGGCCTGACGCCACAGGCCTATCCGCAACTGGTACGCATCGAACGCAACAACGACGACTTCCTGCGCATCATCGCCGAAGCCAATCTCACTACCCGGAAAGGCAGGCATGCGAAGGTCAGGCCGGGGGACCACATAGAAGTCGCCTCCATCTCCGACATCACCGGCCAGTATGTGGAAGTGAAAGGCGCGGCTACCCGCCCGGGCCGCTATGCCTGGGTGCCGGGCATGCGAGTGAGCTCGGTTATTCGCTCCCTGGATAATGACCTGCTGCAGGAAGCGGATAAGCGTTACGCCGCCATCGTGCGAACCGATCCGGAGACCGACACCGTATCCGTCATCAACCTACGCCTGCGGCAAGCCCTGAACAACCCGGGTGGTGAGAATGACATTCGCCTGCAGGAGAAAGACCAGTTCCTGATCTTTGCAGACGAAGGAAAGGTTAGCGCCAAAAACAGCGACCTGAACGACAGCAAGCGGCAGGATGCCCCTCGCATTATGGAGGTAGAGGAGGACGAGGTCGCTGAAGAGACCGATTACAGCCGCTTCAGCCGCGAAGCCCTGTTCGCACCCGTACTGCAAAGGCTGAAAGCCCAGGCCAAACCAGGCGCCCCCCAGCAAACCATTCAGGTAACCGGCCCGGTACGTTACCCCGGTGAGTACCCACTACCGGCGTCAAAGCAGGTGGCAGACGCAATCTACGTCGCCGGTGGCCTGATAGACTCAGCCTCACTCCACACCGCCGAATTGGCCCGCTTCGGTGTAGATAGCGATGGCACCGGTGAAACCGACATAAAGAATCTGGATCTTCAAGCCGTTATGAAAGGCCAGGCGACAATCGCGCTCCAAAGCCGGGACCGCCTGTTGATCAAATCCATCCCGGAATTCGCCCAGGCGAAAACCATCGAACTGGCCGGAGAGGTCCGCTACCCTGGCGAGTACACCGTTCGAAATGGCGAAACCCTCCGCGACGTTATCCAACGCGCCGGCGGCCTGACCAACAACGCTTTCCCCGAGGGCGCCGTATTCACCCGTGAAAAGCTCCGCCAACTGGAAGCCCAGCGCCTGAGGGAAGCCGAAGCGCGCCTGCAGGGCGACCTGCTGGGCGTTCAGCTCAAAGGCGATGACATCGGTGGCCAGAATGCACAGCGAACCCAACAAGTGCGGGACCTGCTGGACGACGTGCAGAGCGCCCGCCCGGTCGGCCGCATGGTGATCAACCTGGAAGACGTGGTGAGTGACGACGCCTACCAGGCTATTCGCCTGCAGGACGGAGATCGGCTGACCGTGCCACTCATACCGCAGTCTGTCAGCGTGTTTGGGGAAGTCCAGTTCCCCACCAGCCACCTACATACCGAAGGGCTGACGGTGGACGACTACCTGGAACGCAGTGGCGGCCCCACCCGACAGGCGGATGAAGACAGGGTATATGTGGTGAAAGCGGATGGCTCCGTGATGCTGCCAGAGAAAAGCCGTTGGTTCGGTGGCCGCAGCCAGCAACTGGCGCCGGGTGATACAGTTATCGTGCCCATTGACGTGGACAGGCTGAACCAGCTGGAACTCTGGAGTAACGTAAGCCAGATTGTGTATCAGATGGCGCTGGGCGCAGCCGCAGTGGGGAATTTGCAATGA
- a CDS encoding capsule assembly Wzi family protein — MTSKHWTLVGGAVACLITSAHSSIATAAPWLEPGDIRARFALQKLADRGHLNRTTSTWPVMMGTVHNGLNRDAGSDAAAIGGPLAYLKFEMDEQGAQGWRAEYELGATSEPAFVRGFQAGPRENGETSLNLQWQGESWAFGLKPAFAANPEDDESIRLGGSYLAATAGNWVFGAGAIDRWWGPGWQSSLILSNNARPMPAVWLNRKDASAPESDWLQWIGPWQFTVFAGQLEDERAVPEAKMIGMRLTVRPVEGLDIGFSRAIMLGGEGRPEDASTFWNAFIGRDNGQLEENDPGNQLASIDARYGFGIGDQTMGVYAQMMGEDEAGAFPARKSWLLGADWTTQLLSSDQQWFVEYSNTLADDFLGNAMPNITYDHSRYRSGYRYKGRNMASTFDGDAETVTLGLFNFFPDGRNLSASLGYLDLNKDGGNRTVITDRDIFYNVPEGAQKAALLSVGYGTQFLNGWLDLTAQAADRKIEFFGGEKDQWSLGAAWHYRF, encoded by the coding sequence ATGACCTCAAAACACTGGACCCTGGTCGGTGGGGCGGTAGCGTGCCTGATCACCTCCGCGCATTCTTCAATAGCCACCGCCGCTCCCTGGCTGGAACCCGGTGATATCCGAGCCCGCTTTGCCCTGCAGAAGCTGGCAGACAGGGGCCACCTGAACCGCACCACGTCCACCTGGCCGGTGATGATGGGCACCGTCCACAACGGCCTGAACCGGGATGCCGGAAGCGACGCAGCGGCCATTGGCGGCCCGCTGGCTTACCTGAAGTTCGAGATGGACGAGCAGGGCGCACAGGGTTGGCGAGCGGAATACGAACTGGGTGCAACCAGCGAACCGGCCTTCGTACGAGGCTTCCAGGCCGGCCCCCGTGAAAACGGTGAAACAAGCCTTAACCTGCAATGGCAAGGCGAATCCTGGGCTTTTGGCCTGAAACCGGCCTTCGCTGCCAACCCGGAAGACGACGAATCCATACGCCTTGGCGGCTCTTATCTGGCCGCTACCGCTGGTAACTGGGTATTCGGCGCTGGCGCCATCGACCGCTGGTGGGGCCCGGGCTGGCAAAGCAGCCTGATCCTGTCCAACAATGCCCGCCCTATGCCAGCTGTCTGGCTGAATCGTAAAGACGCCAGTGCACCGGAATCGGACTGGCTGCAGTGGATCGGCCCCTGGCAATTCACCGTATTCGCCGGCCAACTGGAAGACGAGCGTGCCGTGCCAGAGGCGAAAATGATTGGCATGCGCCTGACTGTAAGGCCTGTTGAAGGCCTGGACATCGGCTTCTCCCGGGCCATCATGCTCGGTGGCGAGGGCCGGCCGGAAGACGCCTCCACATTCTGGAACGCCTTCATCGGCCGGGACAACGGCCAACTGGAAGAAAACGACCCCGGCAACCAGTTGGCCAGTATCGATGCCCGCTACGGCTTCGGCATCGGCGACCAGACCATGGGGGTGTACGCACAGATGATGGGTGAAGACGAAGCCGGCGCCTTCCCGGCCCGAAAATCCTGGCTTCTGGGTGCTGACTGGACCACCCAGTTGCTCAGCAGCGACCAGCAGTGGTTCGTCGAATACAGCAATACCCTGGCCGATGACTTCCTCGGCAACGCCATGCCCAATATCACTTACGACCACTCCCGTTATCGCAGTGGCTATCGTTACAAGGGCCGTAACATGGCCTCCACCTTTGATGGCGACGCGGAAACCGTGACTTTGGGTTTGTTCAACTTCTTCCCGGATGGCCGAAACCTGTCTGCCTCCCTGGGTTACCTGGATCTCAATAAAGACGGTGGTAATCGCACTGTCATCACAGACCGCGATATTTTCTACAACGTACCGGAAGGCGCCCAGAAAGCAGCGCTGCTATCCGTGGGTTATGGCACACAGTTTCTCAACGGCTGGCTGGACCTCACGGCCCAGGCTGCCGACAGAAAGATAGAATTCTTCGGCGGCGAGAAAGACCAGTGGTCTCTCGGCGCTGCCTGGCATTATCGTTTCTAA
- a CDS encoding Wzz/FepE/Etk N-terminal domain-containing protein → MVESSQGLRSQYDDEISLVDLATTFLKRRRVFYAVFLLVTLAGVAYALLTPAKYEYVTLVKLAEKSGGKYIEEPATVIAELDSLWVPDLQATYRAQHDRNLPFRITASNPENTGLVRIVSEANPAGEELIEKTHRQLIERLITDQEQALTRLRKSLERQIESLDTTIDMLEGGQETGDAIASAVEKQLSLETDLESLAPAEALVVSRSNGENTGPSRSLIVVLAAMLGLMGGVFLAFFAEFIGLVREKASEQ, encoded by the coding sequence ATGGTAGAAAGCTCACAAGGGTTGCGATCCCAATACGACGACGAAATCAGCCTGGTAGACCTGGCCACCACCTTCCTCAAGCGCCGGCGGGTGTTCTACGCCGTTTTTCTGCTTGTCACCCTTGCCGGTGTGGCCTATGCACTTTTGACGCCAGCAAAATACGAATACGTCACCCTCGTGAAACTGGCTGAAAAGTCGGGCGGCAAATACATCGAAGAGCCTGCCACCGTCATCGCCGAGCTGGACAGCCTCTGGGTACCAGACCTACAAGCCACATACCGCGCACAACACGACCGCAACCTGCCTTTCAGGATAACGGCAAGCAATCCTGAAAATACCGGCCTGGTTCGAATCGTCTCAGAGGCAAACCCCGCCGGCGAAGAGCTTATCGAGAAAACTCATCGCCAACTGATCGAACGGTTAATTACTGACCAGGAGCAGGCACTGACCAGGCTACGTAAGAGCCTGGAGCGACAGATAGAATCCCTGGATACCACCATCGACATGCTCGAAGGCGGACAGGAGACAGGTGATGCCATCGCCTCAGCAGTAGAAAAACAACTGTCACTGGAAACAGATCTGGAATCACTGGCGCCAGCAGAAGCGCTTGTCGTCAGCAGGAGCAACGGCGAAAACACCGGCCCGTCCAGAAGCCTGATCGTGGTTCTCGCCGCCATGCTCGGATTGATGGGCGGTGTCTTCCTTGCGTTTTTCGCCGAGTTTATTGGTTTGGTGCGGGAAAAAGCGTCCGAACAATGA
- a CDS encoding PIG-L deacetylase family protein → MGKIVLVVAAHTDDEALGCGGTIARHVAQGDTVYAVFLADGVTSRPDASPEELAERNEAATKAHQILGIKKSYMVGFPDNRMDSLPLLDVVQKLEAVLAKINPSIVYTHNHTDLNIDHRITHQAVMTACRPVPGASVKEIYAFEVLSATEWNTPTGGGFIANLFVDISEHLGTKSRALEAYAFEMRKTPHSRSIENAKRLAMFRGNCVGVEAAEAFNVVRILT, encoded by the coding sequence GCCCACACAGATGACGAAGCGCTGGGTTGCGGCGGAACCATCGCCAGACACGTGGCCCAGGGAGATACGGTTTACGCCGTATTCCTGGCCGACGGTGTAACCTCCCGCCCGGATGCAAGCCCAGAAGAACTGGCAGAAAGAAATGAAGCCGCTACCAAGGCGCACCAGATACTTGGGATAAAAAAGAGTTATATGGTGGGGTTTCCCGACAACCGCATGGACAGTCTGCCATTGTTGGATGTTGTGCAGAAGCTGGAAGCAGTTTTGGCAAAGATCAACCCAAGTATTGTTTATACGCATAATCATACCGACCTGAACATAGATCATCGTATCACTCATCAGGCGGTTATGACTGCCTGCAGACCGGTCCCTGGTGCATCTGTGAAAGAAATCTATGCGTTTGAGGTTTTGTCTGCAACCGAATGGAACACTCCGACGGGGGGAGGATTTATAGCTAATTTGTTTGTAGACATTTCTGAACATCTGGGCACTAAAAGCAGGGCGTTAGAGGCTTATGCTTTTGAAATGAGAAAAACACCACACTCAAGATCCATTGAAAATGCAAAGCGATTAGCAATGTTCCGAGGTAACTGTGTTGGTGTAGAAGCAGCTGAGGCTTTTAATGTAGTACGAATTCTTACGTAG